The proteins below come from a single Streptomyces sp. B3I8 genomic window:
- a CDS encoding ABC transporter substrate-binding protein, translating into MTAGITRRTTAARSRTAAVCAVAVAGTLLLAGCGDQTDKDSDSSSSSSSSAPLADKLPSDIRKAGVIKVGSDIAYPPVEFMKDGKATGIDPDIAEALGKQLGVKFQFQNGKFDQLVVGLQAGRTQVIMSAMNDTKDRQNGIDSDSGKKAGDGVDFVDYFTAGTSILVQKGNPKGIKSLDDLCGKVVALQRGTTSEGVAKAQNKKCAKDGGKAIKLQTFDTDPEALLRLKQGASVADLNDFPVAAYNAKTSGGGKDFEVIGEQIEAGPYGIGVGKKDTQLRDALQAALNAIIKNGEYKQILEKWNVTDGGVTEARINGGS; encoded by the coding sequence ATGACCGCAGGCATCACCCGTCGTACGACCGCCGCGCGCTCCCGGACAGCCGCGGTCTGCGCCGTCGCGGTCGCGGGCACCCTGTTGCTTGCCGGCTGCGGCGACCAGACCGACAAGGACAGCGACAGCTCGTCGTCCTCCTCGTCCTCCGCCCCGCTCGCCGACAAGCTGCCCTCCGACATACGCAAGGCGGGTGTCATCAAGGTCGGCTCGGACATCGCCTACCCGCCGGTCGAGTTCATGAAGGACGGCAAGGCCACCGGCATCGACCCGGACATCGCCGAGGCCCTCGGCAAGCAGCTGGGCGTGAAGTTCCAGTTCCAGAACGGCAAGTTCGACCAGCTCGTCGTGGGTCTGCAGGCCGGCCGCACCCAGGTGATCATGTCGGCGATGAACGACACCAAGGACCGGCAGAACGGCATCGACTCGGACAGCGGCAAGAAGGCCGGCGACGGCGTCGACTTCGTCGACTACTTCACCGCCGGCACCTCGATCCTCGTCCAGAAGGGCAACCCCAAGGGCATCAAGTCCCTGGACGACCTGTGCGGCAAGGTCGTCGCCCTGCAGCGCGGCACCACCTCGGAGGGCGTGGCCAAGGCGCAGAACAAGAAGTGCGCCAAGGACGGCGGCAAGGCGATCAAGCTGCAGACCTTCGACACCGACCCCGAGGCGCTGCTCCGTCTGAAGCAGGGCGCGTCCGTCGCGGACCTCAACGACTTCCCGGTGGCGGCCTACAACGCGAAGACCTCCGGCGGCGGCAAGGACTTCGAGGTCATCGGCGAGCAGATCGAGGCCGGCCCCTACGGCATCGGCGTCGGCAAGAAGGACACCCAGCTGCGGGACGCGCTCCAGGCGGCCCTGAACGCCATCATCAAGAACGGCGAGTACAAGCAGATCCTCGAGAAGTGGAACGTCACGGACGGCGGCGTCACCGAGGCCAGGATCAACGGTGGCTCCTGA
- a CDS encoding NADP-dependent malic enzyme → MAAEIVNPRSDSGAAQDGGAEPLDSFDAFDPAFALHRGGKMAVQATVPVRDKDDLSLAYTPGVAKVCSAIAEQPELVHDYTWKSSVVAVVTDGTAVLGLGDIGPEASLPVMEGKAILFKQFGGVDAVPIALDCTGVDEIVETVVRLAPSFGGVNLEDISAPRCFEIERRLQERLDIPVFHDDQHGTAVVTLAALRNAARLTGRTLGQLRAVISGAGAAGIAIAKMLIEAGIGDVAVADRKGVVSREREDLTPVKRELAALSNKAGLSGSLESALAGADVFIGVSGGTVPETAVASMADGAFVFAMANPNPEVHPEVAHKYAAVVATGRSDFPNQINNVLAFPGIFAGALQVRASRITEGMKIAAAEALVAVVGDDLAADYVIPSPFDERVAPAVTAAVAAAARAEGVARR, encoded by the coding sequence GTGGCAGCCGAGATCGTCAACCCTCGCAGCGACAGCGGTGCGGCGCAGGACGGCGGGGCGGAGCCCCTCGATTCCTTCGACGCCTTCGACCCGGCGTTCGCGCTGCACCGCGGCGGCAAGATGGCCGTCCAGGCCACCGTCCCGGTCCGCGACAAGGACGACCTGTCCCTCGCCTACACCCCCGGCGTCGCGAAGGTGTGCAGCGCCATCGCGGAGCAGCCGGAACTCGTCCACGACTACACGTGGAAGTCCTCCGTCGTCGCCGTCGTCACCGACGGCACGGCCGTCCTCGGCCTCGGGGACATCGGTCCCGAAGCCTCCCTCCCGGTGATGGAGGGCAAGGCGATCCTGTTCAAGCAGTTCGGTGGCGTCGACGCGGTCCCGATCGCGCTCGACTGCACCGGGGTCGACGAGATCGTCGAGACCGTCGTCCGGCTCGCGCCCTCCTTCGGCGGGGTCAACCTGGAGGACATCTCCGCGCCCCGCTGCTTCGAGATCGAGCGCCGGCTCCAGGAGCGCCTCGACATCCCCGTCTTCCACGACGACCAGCACGGCACGGCGGTCGTGACGCTGGCCGCGCTACGCAACGCCGCCCGGCTGACCGGGCGCACGCTGGGGCAGCTGCGTGCGGTGATCTCCGGCGCAGGGGCGGCCGGGATCGCCATCGCCAAGATGCTGATCGAGGCAGGCATCGGGGACGTCGCCGTCGCCGACCGCAAGGGCGTCGTCTCGCGCGAGCGCGAGGACCTGACGCCGGTCAAGCGGGAGCTGGCCGCGCTCAGCAACAAGGCCGGGCTGTCCGGCTCGCTGGAGTCCGCCCTCGCCGGCGCCGACGTCTTCATCGGCGTCTCCGGCGGTACGGTGCCGGAGACCGCGGTGGCCTCGATGGCGGACGGCGCGTTCGTGTTCGCCATGGCCAACCCGAACCCCGAGGTGCACCCCGAGGTCGCGCACAAGTACGCGGCCGTCGTGGCCACGGGGCGGTCGGACTTCCCCAACCAGATCAACAACGTGCTGGCCTTCCCCGGGATCTTCGCGGGGGCGCTGCAGGTGCGGGCCTCGCGGATCACGGAGGGAATGAAGATCGCGGCGGCGGAGGCGCTGGTGGCGGTCGTCGGGGACGACCTCGCGGCGGACTACGTGATCCCTTCGCCGTTCGACGAGCGGGTCGCCCCCGCGGTGACGGCGGCCGTGGCCGCGGCGGCCCGGGCGGAAGGCGTCGCCCGACGCTGA
- a CDS encoding zinc-binding dehydrogenase → MFAAYAARIDRDQPLSGLESGERPAPERKPGWTTVNVRAASLNHHDLWSLRGVGLPEGALPMILGCDAAGVDEDGNEVVVHSVIGESGHGVGHDERRSILTERYQGTFAEQVSVPTWNLLPKPKELSFEQAACLPTAWLTAYRMLFTNAGVRPGDSVLVQGAGGGVATAAIVLGKAAGLRVFATSRDEAKRKRALELGAVEALETGARLPQRVDAVLETVGAATWSHSVKSLRPGGTVVISGATSGDRPSHAELTRIFFLELKVVGSTMGSKDELEDLLSFCAATGVRPVIDEVLPLDRARDAFARMEAGDQFGKLVLTNG, encoded by the coding sequence ATGTTCGCTGCCTATGCTGCTCGAATCGACCGTGACCAGCCGTTGTCGGGACTTGAGTCGGGGGAGCGTCCGGCCCCCGAGCGCAAACCCGGGTGGACCACCGTGAACGTCAGGGCCGCCTCCCTGAACCACCACGACCTCTGGTCCCTCAGGGGTGTCGGCCTTCCCGAGGGCGCCCTGCCGATGATCCTCGGCTGCGACGCCGCCGGTGTCGACGAGGACGGCAACGAGGTCGTCGTCCACTCCGTCATCGGGGAGAGCGGTCACGGCGTCGGTCACGACGAACGCCGTTCCATCCTCACCGAGCGGTACCAGGGCACCTTCGCGGAGCAGGTCTCCGTCCCCACCTGGAACCTCCTCCCCAAGCCGAAGGAGCTCTCCTTCGAGCAGGCCGCCTGCCTCCCCACCGCCTGGCTGACCGCCTACCGCATGCTCTTCACCAACGCGGGCGTACGCCCCGGCGACTCCGTCCTCGTGCAGGGCGCCGGCGGCGGGGTGGCGACCGCCGCGATCGTGCTCGGCAAGGCGGCCGGACTGCGGGTCTTCGCCACCAGTCGGGACGAGGCCAAGCGCAAGCGGGCCCTCGAACTCGGCGCCGTGGAGGCGCTGGAGACCGGAGCCCGGCTGCCGCAGCGTGTCGACGCCGTCCTTGAGACCGTCGGCGCCGCGACCTGGTCCCACTCCGTGAAGTCCCTGCGCCCCGGCGGGACCGTCGTCATCTCCGGTGCCACCAGCGGCGACCGGCCCTCGCACGCCGAGCTCACCCGTATCTTCTTCCTGGAGCTCAAGGTCGTGGGCTCCACCATGGGCAGCAAGGACGAGCTGGAGGACCTTCTCTCGTTCTGCGCGGCCACCGGCGTGCGGCCGGTCATCGACGAGGTGCTCCCGCTGGACCGGGCGCGCGACGCCTTCGCGCGCATGGAGGCCGGTGATCAGTTCGGCAAGCTCGTGCTGACCAACGGCTGA
- a CDS encoding helix-turn-helix domain-containing protein yields MTDATDLAERAGDRDPRVGLRAVTALRTLLEQLEAVQVRSAREQGWSWQEIAAELGVSRQAVHKKHGRR; encoded by the coding sequence ATGACGGACGCAACGGATCTCGCCGAGCGTGCCGGTGACCGTGATCCGCGGGTCGGACTGCGGGCGGTCACCGCGCTGCGCACCCTCCTCGAGCAGCTCGAGGCGGTCCAGGTGCGCAGCGCACGCGAACAGGGCTGGTCGTGGCAGGAGATCGCCGCGGAACTCGGCGTCAGCAGGCAGGCCGTGCACAAGAAACACGGGAGGCGATGA
- a CDS encoding Clp protease N-terminal domain-containing protein, whose protein sequence is MFERFTEDAREVVVGAVAHCARSGERHVDETHLLLALLDREGSRGAFALAALGLPGRREAVVCDLAEARRRGGLTRADADALDGLGIDLTEIVTRVEEIHGRGVLAAAGKNSGSRRSGRRPFARGAKETLAGALRAATARRDRHIGDEHLLLALTARPGVPAEVLADHGVTHESLSRVLYGPAGGEARAS, encoded by the coding sequence ATGTTCGAACGGTTCACCGAGGACGCCCGGGAAGTGGTCGTGGGCGCGGTCGCGCACTGCGCCCGGTCCGGGGAACGGCACGTCGACGAGACACACCTGCTGCTCGCCCTCCTCGACCGGGAGGGCAGCCGCGGCGCGTTCGCGCTGGCGGCCCTCGGACTGCCCGGCCGGCGCGAGGCGGTGGTGTGCGACCTGGCCGAGGCCCGCCGCAGGGGTGGCCTCACCCGGGCCGACGCGGACGCTCTCGACGGCCTCGGCATCGACCTCACCGAGATCGTCACCAGGGTCGAGGAGATCCACGGGCGGGGCGTCCTCGCGGCGGCCGGGAAGAACTCCGGCAGCCGCCGGTCCGGACGTCGGCCCTTCGCCCGCGGGGCCAAGGAGACGCTGGCGGGCGCCCTGCGTGCCGCCACCGCCCGGCGCGACCGGCACATCGGGGACGAGCACCTCCTGCTCGCCCTGACCGCCCGCCCCGGGGTACCCGCCGAGGTGCTGGCCGACCACGGGGTGACCCACGAGTCCCTGTCCCGGGTCCTCTATGGCCCCGCCGGCGGCGAGGCCCGCGCGAGCTGA
- a CDS encoding PadR family transcriptional regulator, whose product MAPVFAHGRLRLYLLKLLDEAPRHGYEVIRLLEERFQGLYAPSAGTVYPRLAKLEAEGLVTHTTEGGRKVYSITDAGRAELAGRSGELADLELEIRESVAELAAEIRADVRGAAGDLRREMRTAVSQARSGRTKPETPWDAREWVEDGESWRAAKEEMRRVKQEWKEQARRAKDESRRAREEAQRARRQAKEAQEHARTQAQEEMQRIAKRVQEHAQEHFERGDWPTGVREGLSELTKEFGEFGQVFGKEFGKDLGFGRPKQGSEAPSGRPEPEYTVTPEDFPAAYEPSWAHESPTGEPARDLDRLLDRFRDDIRDAARDHGITEDQLRDARRHLSTAAAHIGAILRTTKA is encoded by the coding sequence ATGGCCCCCGTCTTCGCCCACGGCCGGCTGCGGCTGTACCTCCTCAAGCTGCTGGACGAGGCCCCGCGCCACGGCTACGAAGTGATCCGGCTGCTGGAGGAGCGCTTCCAGGGGCTCTACGCGCCCTCGGCCGGCACCGTCTACCCCCGCCTCGCCAAGCTGGAGGCCGAGGGGCTCGTCACCCACACCACCGAGGGCGGCCGCAAGGTCTACTCGATCACCGACGCGGGCCGTGCGGAACTGGCCGGGCGCAGTGGCGAACTGGCCGACCTCGAGCTGGAGATCCGGGAGTCGGTGGCGGAACTGGCCGCCGAGATCCGCGCGGACGTCCGGGGCGCCGCGGGCGATCTGCGCCGGGAGATGCGGACCGCGGTCAGCCAGGCCCGGAGCGGCCGCACGAAGCCGGAGACGCCCTGGGACGCGCGCGAGTGGGTCGAGGACGGGGAGTCCTGGCGGGCCGCGAAGGAGGAGATGCGACGCGTCAAGCAGGAGTGGAAGGAGCAGGCCAGGCGGGCGAAGGACGAGAGCCGCCGGGCCCGCGAGGAGGCCCAGCGGGCCCGGCGCCAGGCCAAGGAGGCCCAGGAGCACGCGCGCACCCAGGCCCAGGAGGAGATGCAGCGGATCGCCAAGCGGGTCCAGGAACACGCCCAGGAGCATTTCGAGCGCGGTGACTGGCCCACCGGCGTCCGCGAGGGCCTGAGCGAACTGACCAAGGAGTTCGGCGAGTTCGGGCAGGTCTTCGGCAAGGAGTTCGGGAAGGACCTCGGCTTCGGGCGCCCGAAGCAGGGAAGCGAGGCTCCCTCCGGCCGGCCCGAGCCGGAGTACACGGTCACCCCCGAGGACTTTCCCGCCGCCTACGAGCCCTCCTGGGCGCACGAGTCCCCCACGGGGGAACCGGCGCGCGACCTCGACCGGCTCCTGGACCGCTTCCGTGACGACATCCGCGACGCGGCCCGGGACCACGGAATCACCGAGGACCAACTCCGCGACGCCCGCCGACACCTGTCCACGGCGGCGGCCCACATCGGCGCGATACTCCGGACGACGAAGGCCTAG
- a CDS encoding DUF4097 family beta strand repeat-containing protein — MSEWSVAEPGKLTFDEPVTSLHVRIVNGTVNVMGTEDSTARLEVSGIEGPPLTVTQEHGTLTVAYDDLPWRGFLKWLDRRGWRRSAEITLAVPAGTCVEVGVVGAHAMVSGIEKRTEVKGVTGDATLVGISGPLRATTVSGNVETQAVTGEQRLNSVSGDLTVIEGASPVVKAESVSGAIILDLDPAGGPTDARLTNVSGEIAVRLAQPADAEVEANTAGGAVSNAFDDLRVTGQWGAKRITGRLGGGTGRLKATTVSGSIALLRRPSDDEPWDTPPPPADGHTPHTPHDSLSDDPAADGPTDKKVL; from the coding sequence ATGTCCGAGTGGTCCGTCGCAGAGCCGGGGAAGCTCACCTTCGACGAGCCCGTGACGTCCCTGCACGTCCGCATCGTCAACGGCACGGTGAACGTCATGGGTACGGAGGACAGCACCGCCCGGCTGGAGGTTTCCGGCATAGAGGGCCCCCCGCTCACGGTGACCCAGGAGCACGGCACCCTCACGGTGGCGTACGACGACCTGCCCTGGCGCGGTTTCCTGAAGTGGCTCGACCGCAGGGGCTGGCGCCGCTCCGCGGAGATCACCCTCGCGGTACCGGCCGGCACCTGCGTGGAGGTCGGCGTGGTCGGCGCCCACGCGATGGTGTCGGGCATCGAGAAGCGCACGGAGGTGAAGGGCGTCACGGGTGACGCGACACTGGTGGGCATCTCCGGCCCCCTGCGGGCGACGACCGTGTCGGGGAACGTGGAGACACAGGCAGTCACCGGGGAGCAGCGGCTCAACTCGGTCTCGGGCGACCTCACCGTCATCGAGGGCGCCTCGCCCGTCGTCAAGGCGGAGTCGGTGAGCGGCGCGATCATCCTGGACCTGGACCCCGCCGGCGGCCCCACGGACGCCCGGCTGACCAACGTCTCGGGCGAGATCGCCGTCCGCCTCGCCCAGCCGGCCGACGCGGAGGTGGAAGCGAACACGGCCGGCGGTGCCGTCTCCAACGCCTTCGACGACCTGCGGGTGACCGGCCAGTGGGGCGCGAAGAGGATCACGGGCCGGCTCGGCGGCGGCACCGGGCGGCTCAAGGCGACCACCGTCTCCGGCTCCATCGCCCTGCTGCGCCGCCCGAGCGACGACGAGCCGTGGGACACCCCGCCACCGCCCGCCGACGGCCACACTCCCCATACCCCCCATGACTCCCTCTCCGACGACCCGGCCGCGGACGGCCCGACCGACAAGAAGGTGCTCTGA